TTTTTTTAGTAGATTCTATGTACAAATCAGGCACTCTGAGCTGACAATACATCTTTTTCTTGAAAGatatagaaaagaaaaaaaagcgccCTGAAAGACGATGTTGGAACTTCAAGTTTGGTTACTCATCACAACTTTTTTTGAACCACAACACAAACATTCCTTTCAAGTCATTGTCCATCCTCAAAACAAATAAGACGTCCTTTAGAAATATCacacagaaaaaaaacataaaaatcaaATAAGATCAGCATGATTACGGGCAAATCAGAGTGTCAAATGTCAGGGCAGGACGTCATGGCACTCCCTGAGGAGGCGTGGCTTGGAATAAAGGCTAAGggtcagcagcagagggcgctctGCATTGATTGTTTACCTTAGCCATATCCTGGCTGGTCGTGTGGGAGCAAGTGTATGCTGTGGTTATGACCTTGAGGCGTGTGTGCTTATTGCAGGTCAGTAGAAGCAGACCGTGTGAAGGAAAGGCCTGTTGCTCTTGTCCTCAAACTCTTGCAGCAGCTCGTCAATTTCGTTCTCCATGTCGTCCGTGTGCTGGATCTGTGCAACACAGATATATATTAACAACAAAAAACCCAGGTTGCTTTAGAttgattttacattatttttctgcCTCAGCAAATGAGTTATACTGcaactggacacttcattaggtacacatgcactgTCCAACAATTATGAGTGGCAAAGATCATACTTAGCTTTGCTTGACACTGTCAACATCTTTATTATACATGACATTACACTGtaaaatatgtgtgtattttatatacacacacatatatatatttgataagcATATGTGAGCACATCATTTCTATTTAAATGATAAAATATGATATGCCATTAGGATGACTGAAATCTGTATATGCATAAGAGTATAGCAATGGGggtgtagtttttttttcctttttgtgctaccattattgtattttttctctTTACTTACCATGActttcactatttatttatttaaaaagtgcAATGTTAAAGCACAAGATATTGTCTAATTTTGTGAaacccatccattcattttctacatgtGCTTCTCAGGGTCGCAGGGGTGGCTGGaaactatctcagctgcacactcgagtggaaggctgggtacaccctggacaagtctccacctcatcacagggccaacacagaatgacaacattcacacactagggcctatttagtgttgccaatcggcctatccccaggtgaatgAGTCCaagtaataaaatacaatattaaaCAATGCCTTAATTTGTCCTAAGCTTTTCATTGGAAGTCACTTTACTCACCTgtacccagtgccacccacactggtttaaatggagcttaaagatgtagaaaatgggtttcactgtgtaaaagcactttgagtcccTAGAGAtaaagcgctatatatatataattcacttcactcctaAAATGTGACAGAACAAGCTTCCCTGCTGTATTATCTGTGCTATTATTTCTGACATGTTCACCACATGGTGGTGCCATCATTAAATCCATGTTTTGACACCCATTAAGCAGAACATCTTTATGGAGACAAGGGTGTGACTCAGCAACTCATTGTCCATAGTGACTTGGCATGTGCAGCACAacccatagggggcgccacaaatCTCATTAACAGCCACATGATGCAGTGGGGTGTGGTCATTCTTTCCTCCGATTGACTTGGTTACAAATTACACCCAAAAAAATCTATCTTTGTTGACGGTGCGAGTGTACCTAATAAAAAGTACTTAAAATGCGGGACCTTCTCCGTCTAGCAGACACTCACACATTGACACAGCTCACAGATGAGGAAGGCGCCCAGCGTTGCTTCCTCGTGGTTGTCCTGAATGTCCACGTTGATGACGTGTACAGGCTGCAGGGTTTCCTGCTCCCTTGAGTTGAGGTCTGGTGGGCGGAAGGAAAAAAGACTAATGATAAAgcggcaaaaaaaaaactgcagacaGGAATGGGCCTCGCTCACCCTCCAGCACTTGGTCGTAGACGCGCTCCTCGCAGGTGATGACCAGGTCGAACTTCTCCCTGCACTTCTGAAAGCGCTCCGGCTTGGACTTGATTCGCTTGTTGCGGTCAAGCATGTGCAGGATTCCATTCTGTGTATATCTGAAGTGTTGGGGTCAAGGGATGTATGACAATGGAACACGGAGTGGAAATTGGTACATTCCAGGAATAATTAAGAGTACATTTTGCATGCTTGGTCCTGACATAGCAGCAGGTTGTACAGTGAGAAACAGCACCCTCTAGTGGTAGCCTTCGGGCACATGCAGGTGACACAACTGCATTAATAAGCACAGCACTATTATTGGGGATATAAAATCTGTTCTCCCTGCTGCAATCGACATTTATTCTGTGAAGGCTAATATCTATACTAATATTAATGATTGATTTTTGAATTAAAAGGCATCAAGAGGCCATTGTGCAGTTAATCTCGAGCTGAATAGACTTGATTTTGGTGCACCATTAGGAATACAGTAGACACCTCAATAGGTACACCAGTACAATCACATCAGCCTCATATCACACAGTATGGTATAgtgcaaaaaacaataaaaaaaaa
The DNA window shown above is from Nerophis lumbriciformis linkage group LG38, RoL_Nlum_v2.1, whole genome shotgun sequence and carries:
- the ssu72 gene encoding RNA polymerase II subunit A C-terminal domain phosphatase SSU72, which gives rise to MPSHPLRVAVVCSSNQNRSMEAHNILSKRGFDVRSFGTGTHVKLPGPAPDKPNVYDFKTTYEQMYSDLVRKDKELYTQNGILHMLDRNKRIKSKPERFQKCREKFDLVITCEERVYDQVLEDLNSREQETLQPVHVINVDIQDNHEEATLGAFLICELCQCIQHTDDMENEIDELLQEFEDKSNRPFLHTVCFY